The following are encoded together in the Sulfuricurvum sp. genome:
- a CDS encoding cell division protein FtsX, with the protein MKSLKNHISLIIALFTVLASVQIYFAVDRTIAAYETHLKDDYSVIVVSNKTFNPAELKALNSMIDRGEPVSTESVLERLKGEMSQKNIDLLKITLPKFYRLYLNRFPTPKEINQLQKKLEQHPAIERVEGFTQTHDTVYKLMLLFKDVVQIFSIAIAAVTSLLILKEMRLWQFQHAERMSIMALFGAPVWLRSAVLFRLAIVDAIIATLILCLAFFLIDYNGFLTSQLKTIGITVQLFNFVNDALRSLAIALGISIILTFTIVLFQREEE; encoded by the coding sequence ATGAAATCGCTTAAAAATCATATCTCACTTATTATCGCCCTCTTTACCGTTCTAGCATCCGTTCAAATTTATTTTGCGGTTGATCGAACAATAGCCGCCTATGAAACGCATCTTAAAGATGACTATTCTGTTATTGTCGTTTCCAACAAAACATTCAATCCTGCTGAACTAAAAGCACTCAATTCGATGATTGATCGGGGTGAACCGGTCAGTACCGAATCAGTTTTAGAGCGTCTTAAAGGGGAGATGTCTCAAAAAAATATCGATCTATTAAAAATTACTCTTCCAAAATTCTATCGCCTCTATCTTAACCGTTTCCCTACCCCAAAAGAGATTAATCAACTTCAAAAAAAACTTGAACAGCATCCTGCAATTGAGCGTGTAGAGGGGTTTACCCAAACTCATGACACCGTTTATAAATTGATGTTGTTATTTAAAGACGTTGTTCAGATTTTTTCTATTGCTATTGCTGCTGTCACCTCGCTGCTAATTTTAAAAGAGATGCGTTTATGGCAATTTCAACACGCAGAACGGATGAGTATTATGGCGCTATTCGGTGCACCGGTTTGGCTTCGTTCAGCGGTTTTATTTCGCCTTGCTATTGTGGATGCCATTATTGCGACCCTTATTTTGTGTCTCGCTTTTTTTCTTATTGATTATAACGGCTTTTTAACGTCACAACTCAAAACAATCGGAATTACCGTCCAACTCTTTAACTTTGTCAATGATGCACTAAGATCTCTCGCTATTGCTTTAGGAATTTCCATTATTCT
- a CDS encoding ATP-binding cassette domain-containing protein, with protein MDNVIIAENLSLSYKDYETIISKATFSIEAGSFVFITGASGSGKSTLLKSFYGAIEPRTGQLSVGSVKMNKISTSKLNFLRRNIGIVFQDYKLINEWTIEKNVMLPLIISGYTGDVGGAQVQKLLSHVKLSHQSGKYPPELSGGEQQRVAMARALAHNPILILADEPTGNLDDYSSSVIWGLLEGANTQLKTTIVVVTHHIPDELKVPYKHYHIEFGNIHEIA; from the coding sequence ATGGATAATGTTATTATTGCAGAGAACCTTTCTCTCTCTTACAAAGATTATGAAACAATTATCTCCAAAGCAACATTTAGTATTGAGGCAGGGAGTTTTGTCTTTATCACCGGTGCAAGTGGAAGCGGCAAATCAACCTTGTTAAAATCGTTTTACGGTGCTATCGAACCGAGAACTGGACAGCTGAGTGTCGGCAGTGTCAAAATGAATAAAATCAGCACCTCTAAACTCAATTTTCTTCGTCGTAATATCGGTATTGTTTTTCAAGATTACAAACTTATCAATGAGTGGACCATTGAAAAAAATGTGATGCTTCCGTTAATTATTTCCGGCTACACCGGCGATGTAGGGGGGGCACAAGTGCAAAAACTCCTCTCCCATGTCAAACTCTCTCATCAATCAGGAAAATACCCTCCTGAACTCAGCGGAGGAGAACAACAACGTGTTGCTATGGCACGCGCACTTGCACACAACCCTATTTTAATCCTCGCTGATGAGCCTACTGGAAACCTTGATGATTACTCTTCATCCGTTATTTGGGGACTTTTAGAAGGGGCAAACACCCAATTGAAAACGACTATTGTTGTAGTGACCCATCATATTCCAGATGAGTTAAAAGTACCTTATAAACATTACCATATCGAGTTTGGAAATATCCATGAAATCGCTTAA